GTGGCTCTAAGTCCAGCTGTCACCATGGGGATGGAGCCGGGGCCGCTGTGAATCTTGTGGAGCCAGACAgagcggagggagggagcgagccGCGGAGGGGGAAGACGCCGTGGCCCTTCGGGAGGCTGCTCGGCGGGGCGCAGGGCTGCTCGCCCGGCTGCGGCAGCGGGGAGCCGCCGATGCTGAGTCCCAGCAGCCCCGGGGGAGCTATTTAAAGCGACGGGCCTCGCTGGACTTTGTCTCGGCCTATTTATGACTCCCCTGGACTTGGCAAGGGGCAGCGCGGGGCAGTAGCGAGAGCTCGGAAACCATCCCGGGGCGAGTCCCGGCCGCCGCCCGGGGCCTGCCTGCGCCGGCGGGAGCATGAAGGGGCCGCAGACTCTCCTGCTCTGGGccggctggctgctgctgcaacGCGGCTCCGGCCAGCCCTACCTCCGCCTCCGGCCCTCCCCGAGCGACAACCTGCCCGTCAAGGACATCCTGGAGCACCCGGACCCCGAGTACGACCCCAAGGAGCAGGACCTGGACGAGCGGACGCTGAGGAAGAAGCTGGGCAGCAGCTTCGACCCCGCCTTCATGTCGGTGGCCGCCCCGGCGCCGGGAAACCTCTCCAGCCCGGCGCCCCCGCCCAGGCTCAGGGGCTCGGCGCCGCTGCCCGGCGAGCTgaagaagctggagctgggcgaGAGCCCCTCGGGGGCCCGCATGAAGCTGGGCAAGAAGGCCCGGAGGAAGTTCCTGCAGTGGCTGTGGGCCTACACCCACTGCCCCGTGCGCTACACCTGgaaggacctgggcgtccgcttCTGGCCGCGCTTCATCAAGGAGGGCAGCTGCTTCGCCGAGAAGTCCTGCTCCTTCCCCGAGGGCATGTACTGCAAGCCGGCCAAGTCGGTGCCCAAGACCTTTCTGCGCTGGTACTGCCAGGGCTGGTCCAGGCAGAAGTACTGCACCTGGATCCCGGTCCAGTACCCGCTGATCTCGGAGTGCAAGTGCTCCTGCTAAGCCGGGCTGGGGAGCCGCTTCCGCCGCGCTGGGCGTGCCCCGTGCCAGGCTCCTGGACAGACTCACCGGGATCCCAACTGCAGCGAGGGGGGCGGTCTCCATTGCCCTGGATCCCAACCCCGTTGCATGGGGATCTCAGAGGATCGGTGCACCAGGAGGCATCATCCAGCCCAGTACCTAGCTGTCTCTCGCAGTGCCACtcgtcccccttcccctccatcccacCGAGACCCTGAGACTGAAAGgacacacacaaagatggacaCATGCTCACAAGAGGATCTGTTTGTGCGTTTCTCTCCCCTTATTACACCCCTTGCACTGTTtttgacttattttattttaaatgggaaaagCAAACTGAAAGGAACTGCAGTGCAGGCCAGAGGCAAAGCTAAGCACTACAatcagatgtttatttttatacatatatagcgttctaacaaaacaaaacggggggggggggggggggggggttaccagCCTTGTAAAtatagagatttttaaaagaaggggaaaattgcagctgtttattattttattattaattattattattattattttaaagacatAGGACCACATTTTAAATCCATCTCACTAAAATCTGAGTACTTCCCTgcaaaagggaagggggaaatttCCAGTCAAGACGATTCAACAAAAAACCAACACAGAAGCCCTTGAAGATGTTAATTTCTATTTGCTGTATTTTTGTCTTCTTCAGATGTTTCAACTAATCTGCAAAGCTCTCTACCTTTTTAACAAGAGTTTACTGGTT
This window of the Chelonia mydas isolate rCheMyd1 chromosome 10, rCheMyd1.pri.v2, whole genome shotgun sequence genome carries:
- the LOC102944268 gene encoding noggin-2, which codes for MKGPQTLLLWAGWLLLQRGSGQPYLRLRPSPSDNLPVKDILEHPDPEYDPKEQDLDERTLRKKLGSSFDPAFMSVAAPAPGNLSSPAPPPRLRGSAPLPGELKKLELGESPSGARMKLGKKARRKFLQWLWAYTHCPVRYTWKDLGVRFWPRFIKEGSCFAEKSCSFPEGMYCKPAKSVPKTFLRWYCQGWSRQKYCTWIPVQYPLISECKCSC